From the Caldicellulosiruptoraceae bacterium PP1 genome, one window contains:
- the proB gene encoding glutamate 5-kinase, which translates to MRDFKDIQRIVVKVGTSTVTYQTGKLNLTKIDKLARILTDIKNEGKEVVLVTSGAVASGLARLGLIKNHKSTGEKQALAAIGQGILMQIYEKFFGEYGSVVAQVLLTKDVVDEEKKKENVKSTFENLFKLGAIPIVNENDAVAIEELEFGDNDTLSAYVSQLISADLLILLSDIEGLYSEDPRKNPDAKLIEEVNEITTYIEEIAGGAGTINSTGGMQTKIEAAKIVMSSNIPMVIANGEDPFIIRSILDGNNIGTLFISK; encoded by the coding sequence ATGCGAGATTTTAAAGATATACAAAGGATTGTTGTAAAAGTTGGAACATCAACTGTTACCTATCAGACAGGCAAACTTAATCTTACTAAGATAGATAAACTTGCGAGAATATTAACTGATATTAAAAATGAAGGTAAAGAGGTTGTCTTAGTCACATCTGGTGCTGTTGCCTCAGGTCTTGCTAGACTTGGACTTATTAAAAATCACAAGTCAACTGGTGAAAAACAGGCTCTTGCAGCTATAGGGCAAGGAATTCTAATGCAAATATATGAGAAATTTTTTGGTGAATATGGATCGGTTGTTGCTCAAGTATTACTTACAAAAGATGTTGTTGATGAAGAAAAGAAGAAAGAAAATGTTAAATCAACTTTTGAAAACTTATTTAAATTAGGAGCAATACCAATTGTAAATGAGAATGATGCTGTTGCCATAGAAGAGCTTGAATTTGGTGACAATGATACACTTTCGGCTTATGTTTCACAGTTAATAAGTGCTGATTTATTAATTCTTCTTTCAGATATAGAAGGGCTTTATTCAGAGGACCCACGAAAAAATCCCGATGCAAAACTTATTGAAGAAGTTAATGAAATTACAACATATATTGAAGAGATTGCTGGCGGTGCAGGCACTATTAATTCAACTGGCGGTATGCAAACAAAGATTGAAGCAGCAAAGATTGTTATGTCAAGTAATATACCAATGGTAATCGCTAATGGCGAAGATCCATTTATTATTAGGAGTATTTTAGATGGTAACAATATAGGAACACTATTTATCTCAAAATGA
- the thpR gene encoding RNA 2',3'-cyclic phosphodiesterase, translated as MRSFIGVDFPKSLKEQIIEAQNCLKSISIKGRWKYIDNFHLTLKFLGEIEIESINKIHNILSEILLNTKGFTLQIDSCAYFKGNGNLRVVYLKPSKNLDKLFDLYNKIENAMYELGFEKEKRPYTPHITIAQDVVLKDDFQLFRNFIENKFFEQIEIDKIILFDSKEVNKKRIYTPIFTISLE; from the coding sequence ATGAGGTCATTTATAGGTGTTGATTTTCCAAAAAGTCTAAAAGAGCAAATTATTGAAGCACAAAATTGCTTAAAATCAATAAGTATTAAAGGAAGATGGAAGTATATTGATAATTTCCATCTTACGCTAAAGTTTTTAGGCGAAATTGAAATTGAAAGTATAAATAAAATTCATAATATACTTTCTGAAATACTTTTAAACACAAAAGGTTTTACACTTCAGATTGACTCATGTGCATATTTTAAAGGTAATGGAAATCTTCGAGTTGTATATCTAAAGCCAAGTAAGAACTTAGATAAACTTTTTGATTTATACAATAAAATAGAAAATGCTATGTATGAATTAGGTTTTGAAAAAGAAAAAAGACCATACACTCCACATATAACAATTGCTCAAGATGTTGTTTTAAAAGATGACTTCCAATTGTTTAGAAATTTTATTGAAAATAAGTTTTTTGAACAAATTGAGATAGATAAAATTATTCTATTTGATAGTAAAGAGGTGAACAAAAAGAGAATATATACACCTATTTTTACAATTAGTTTAGAGTAA
- a CDS encoding MFS transporter has product MLKGKNINNLKINEQFNLLFFIIANALMGIAGGINDSSFNNFLDHTYKISAFMRGSLEFPREMPGFLLIFITGLLFFLGDLKISILATLLCSISMIGIGFFAPSYFFVVIWLVLYNTGTHLNMILTSSIGMNLSKDNSFGKILGKIGSISTAATIIGYLIIFLGFRFFGFTYSLSFLMASIFYFIAVIFLFPIDYKANAKGFKFVIKKEYWLYYVLSIFFGARKQIFITFAPWVLIKIFKQPVSNFAIAGIICSILGVGFRSLLGHLIDKLGEKKILMFEAISIIVICFGYFFTGFIGHKNIALILAYSCYMIDNLLMAASMARSVYIKKRIKNEDDLTPTLATGTSMDHAVSMSLPILGGLIWSIFGYSYVFLLAALLAFINLMFVRKITPV; this is encoded by the coding sequence ATGCTTAAAGGAAAAAATATCAATAATCTTAAAATCAATGAGCAATTCAATTTACTATTTTTTATTATTGCAAATGCATTAATGGGAATTGCAGGAGGAATAAATGATTCTTCATTTAACAATTTTTTAGATCATACATACAAAATATCTGCTTTCATGAGAGGTTCTCTTGAATTTCCAAGAGAAATGCCTGGTTTCTTGCTTATTTTTATAACAGGCCTTCTTTTTTTCTTAGGTGACCTTAAAATAAGTATTTTAGCTACATTACTTTGTAGTATTAGTATGATAGGAATTGGTTTTTTTGCCCCATCGTATTTCTTTGTTGTTATATGGCTTGTACTTTACAATACTGGAACACACCTTAATATGATACTTACATCAAGTATTGGTATGAATCTTTCAAAAGATAATAGCTTTGGTAAAATTTTAGGTAAAATAGGATCAATATCAACAGCTGCAACAATTATTGGTTATCTAATTATATTTTTAGGTTTTAGATTTTTTGGTTTTACATATTCGTTATCATTTTTAATGGCATCAATCTTTTATTTTATAGCTGTAATTTTCCTATTCCCAATTGATTATAAAGCAAATGCAAAAGGCTTTAAGTTTGTTATAAAAAAAGAATACTGGCTTTACTATGTTTTGAGTATATTTTTTGGTGCACGAAAACAAATATTTATTACCTTTGCACCATGGGTTCTTATAAAGATATTTAAACAACCTGTTTCTAATTTTGCAATTGCAGGAATTATTTGTTCAATTTTAGGTGTTGGTTTTAGAAGTCTTCTCGGACATCTGATTGATAAACTTGGAGAAAAGAAAATATTAATGTTCGAAGCAATATCAATAATTGTTATTTGTTTTGGCTATTTCTTTACTGGTTTTATTGGCCATAAAAATATTGCTTTGATTTTAGCTTATAGTTGTTATATGATTGATAATCTTCTTATGGCTGCTTCAATGGCAAGATCTGTATACATAAAAAAGAGAATAAAAAATGAAGATGATCTAACCCCAACATTAGCTACAGGGACAAGTATGGATCATGCTGTATCTATGAGTCTTCCTATACTTGGTGGACTTATTTGGTCTATATTTGGATATTCCTATGTATTTTTATTGGCTGCTCTGTTAGCATTTATTAACTTAATGTTTGTTAGAAAAATTACACCAGTATGA
- a CDS encoding DUF2442 domain-containing protein, whose product MPLEYFPEVIQVIPTDNYKVYVYFDGKIKLFDVSSLIGKGEFKRLIDKDFYYNRCTVLNKTLAWDLKSKGSKPLLFFIENTLIFHSFIS is encoded by the coding sequence ATGCCACTTGAATATTTCCCAGAGGTTATTCAAGTTATTCCTACTGACAATTACAAAGTTTATGTTTATTTTGATGGTAAAATTAAATTATTTGATGTTTCATCTTTAATTGGCAAAGGGGAATTTAAAAGACTTATTGATAAAGATTTTTATTATAATAGATGCACTGTTTTAAATAAAACTTTAGCTTGGGATTTAAAGAGTAAAGGCTCAAAACCTTTACTCTTTTTTATCGAAAATACTTTGATTTTTCATAGCTTTATATCCTGA
- a CDS encoding flagellar protein FlgN, with the protein MVNPNEIEGLKKLLEAKNILLDEFLNLTMLQQEAILNENYEFLAEITEKKAQIIDKVNNVDDKFIELFEKIKRDENINSFDELKNVDKEQIIKIKNFTSSIMEKLKTIKEIDEKNAMLINSKYEELKRNIKKLKSNQEAIRDYSGYKAMKNQSIFDKKE; encoded by the coding sequence ATGGTAAATCCAAATGAGATTGAGGGGTTAAAAAAATTACTTGAAGCAAAGAATATATTATTAGATGAGTTTTTAAATCTTACAATGTTGCAACAAGAAGCAATTTTAAATGAAAACTATGAATTCTTAGCCGAAATAACCGAGAAAAAGGCTCAAATAATTGATAAAGTTAATAATGTAGATGATAAATTTATTGAACTATTTGAAAAAATAAAAAGAGATGAAAATATAAACTCATTTGATGAACTTAAAAATGTTGATAAAGAACAAATAATCAAGATAAAGAATTTTACTTCTTCAATTATGGAAAAGCTTAAGACAATCAAAGAGATTGATGAAAAAAATGCTATGCTTATTAACTCAAAATATGAAGAACTAAAAAGAAATATAAAAAAACTTAAGTCAAATCAAGAAGCAATACGTGATTACTCAGGATATAAAGCTATGAAAAATCAAAGTATTTTCGATAAAAAAGAGTAA
- the fliS gene encoding flagellar export chaperone FliS codes for MDAVLKYQQDRIMTTPPEELTLMLYDGCIRFIKLAIAAIEENKFDKANENIIKAENIITELMSTLDMNYEVSNNLYSLYDFIFRWLVQGNIKKDKSFLEDALSIVQDLRDTWAEAIKIARNKK; via the coding sequence ATGGATGCTGTACTAAAATATCAGCAAGATAGAATAATGACAACACCACCTGAAGAATTAACATTAATGCTTTATGATGGTTGTATAAGATTTATTAAATTAGCTATTGCAGCAATTGAAGAAAATAAGTTTGATAAGGCTAACGAAAATATCATAAAAGCTGAAAACATAATAACTGAACTTATGTCAACATTAGATATGAACTACGAGGTTTCTAATAACCTATATAGCCTATATGATTTTATATTTAGGTGGCTTGTGCAAGGAAATATCAAAAAGGATAAATCATTTTTAGAAGATGCTTTAAGTATTGTTCAAGACCTTCGTGATACATGGGCAGAGGCAATAAAGATAGCAAGAAATAAAAAATAA
- the fliD gene encoding flagellar filament capping protein FliD translates to MNINSTSSSSGASYNPYNAYKNVTRIGGLASGLDTDTIIQGLMSMEKVKVNKLYQQQQLIKWQQEDYLSIYSDLSDFKNYIFDMKLTSNFAKISASGDAITNGTVSVSASATALEGTYQVKVNSLAETAKVMLNSVSSKYVANGNYQFSVGGQDFSITLDSSITSSNFGSYIASQINANQTLTNAGISAYYDSTLDRMIISTKTTGSNTSLAIKGIDNIGSIYNLNSLTLIGLDSKFVANTNYNFSFNGSTYTINSGNSVDDFGNAIIGVINGISGFNATYDSINKKITINGNIQSFDFTNVATSQNVNGKDLSITVKDPYNIENNLTSATNSISLFGTTITAKNTNSSYQSFTVSKDIDSIVNKVKEFVSKYNDLISKLNSKVTEKRNRDYQPLTEDQKAQMTQDQITKWEEVAKKGLLNGDSIINGFLSNARKNIYENVSGLSSDLSQLSQVGITTLSYQENGKLYVDETKLRNAIANDFSNFVKIFTNGTTSTSYEQKGILNRLYDTVNNTLNSLAQKAGKPTTYSIYDTSELGKSLKNINKMISDEEDRLQRVQDRYYKQFATLEDMISKMNNQSSWLSQQFSK, encoded by the coding sequence ATGAATATAAACTCCACAAGTAGTAGCAGCGGTGCTTCTTATAATCCTTATAATGCATATAAAAATGTAACTCGAATAGGTGGTTTAGCTTCAGGATTAGATACAGACACTATTATACAAGGCCTTATGAGTATGGAAAAGGTCAAAGTAAATAAGCTTTACCAGCAACAACAATTAATAAAGTGGCAGCAGGAAGATTATTTAAGTATTTATAGTGATTTATCTGACTTCAAAAACTATATCTTTGACATGAAGCTAACATCAAACTTTGCAAAAATAAGTGCGTCTGGTGATGCTATAACAAATGGAACTGTAAGTGTTTCAGCATCAGCTACTGCATTAGAAGGGACTTATCAGGTAAAGGTAAATTCACTTGCAGAAACAGCAAAAGTTATGTTGAATAGTGTAAGTTCTAAGTATGTAGCTAATGGTAACTATCAATTTAGTGTGGGTGGGCAAGATTTTAGTATAACCCTTGATTCATCTATTACATCAAGTAATTTTGGAAGCTATATTGCAAGCCAAATAAATGCGAATCAAACACTTACAAATGCAGGGATATCTGCATATTACGATAGTACACTCGATAGAATGATTATTTCAACAAAAACAACTGGTTCTAATACAAGTTTGGCTATTAAAGGTATTGATAACATTGGAAGTATATATAATTTGAATTCATTAACATTGATAGGATTAGATTCAAAGTTTGTTGCAAATACTAACTATAATTTTTCATTCAATGGATCAACTTATACTATTAATAGCGGTAATTCAGTTGATGATTTTGGTAATGCTATTATTGGAGTAATAAATGGCATATCTGGTTTTAATGCAACTTATGATTCGATAAATAAAAAAATAACTATAAATGGAAACATCCAAAGTTTTGATTTTACAAATGTTGCTACAAGCCAAAACGTAAATGGTAAGGATTTATCAATTACAGTAAAAGATCCATATAATATTGAAAATAATCTTACAAGTGCAACTAACTCTATATCTTTGTTTGGAACTACAATCACAGCAAAAAATACTAATTCAAGTTATCAAAGCTTTACTGTGAGTAAAGATATTGATTCTATTGTAAATAAAGTTAAAGAGTTTGTTTCAAAATATAATGACCTTATTAGCAAGCTAAATAGTAAAGTTACAGAGAAAAGAAATAGAGACTATCAACCATTAACCGAAGATCAAAAAGCCCAAATGACCCAAGACCAGATAACAAAATGGGAAGAAGTAGCAAAAAAAGGTTTACTTAATGGAGATTCAATTATTAATGGCTTTTTGAGTAATGCCCGAAAAAATATCTATGAAAATGTATCTGGATTAAGTTCTGATTTATCTCAGCTATCACAGGTAGGTATTACTACATTATCTTATCAAGAAAATGGTAAACTTTATGTTGATGAAACTAAACTAAGAAATGCAATAGCAAATGACTTTAGTAATTTTGTTAAGATATTTACAAATGGAACAACTTCTACATCATATGAACAAAAGGGCATTCTAAACAGACTATATGATACAGTAAATAATACGTTAAATTCATTAGCTCAAAAGGCAGGAAAGCCTACAACATATTCAATTTATGATACAAGTGAATTGGGGAAATCATTAAAGAATATAAATAAAATGATAAGTGATGAAGAGGATAGACTACAAAGGGTTCAAGATAGGTATTATAAACAGTTTGCGACATTAGAAGATATGATTTCAAAAATGAATAACCAAAGTAGCTGGCTTTCACAACAGTTTTCTAAATAA
- a CDS encoding flagellar protein FlaG has protein sequence MGINNIGSVDTISNINPNIVNRNEAVEKTDFKKNDPSFEQEDKNNKLNKKSNIDEDALLEVIQHANKAFEAKYTRLEFSIHKETHEIVVKVFDKETNKLIREIPPEKILDMVAKLWELAGVFVDERR, from the coding sequence ATGGGTATTAACAATATAGGTTCTGTAGATACAATTTCAAATATAAATCCAAATATAGTAAATAGAAATGAAGCTGTTGAAAAAACTGATTTTAAAAAGAATGACCCTTCATTTGAGCAAGAGGATAAAAACAATAAACTGAACAAAAAAAGTAATATTGACGAGGATGCATTACTTGAGGTTATACAGCATGCAAACAAGGCATTTGAAGCAAAATATACAAGGCTTGAGTTTTCTATCCACAAAGAAACACATGAGATTGTTGTGAAGGTTTTTGATAAAGAAACAAACAAGTTAATACGTGAAATACCTCCAGAAAAGATTCTTGATATGGTAGCAAAACTTTGGGAGCTTGCAGGGGTATTTGTTGACGAAAGAAGATAA
- a CDS encoding APC family permease: MLQKLKRILIGKPLENERLHEEKFGVFWGLPILSSDAISSVAYAGQEVLLVLLPLVGLIAYREVMVVSFAIIVLLFILMLSYRQTIDCYPNGGGAYVVAKDNIGIWAGITAGAALSVDYILTVAVSVSSGVEQITSAFPHLKAFKVSLSVLIVLIIMLGNLRGIRESSKYFGIPAYAFMFAIISMIIAGFVKLKSGYIPPEPKIQPALEPITLFLLLKAFSSGCTALTGIEAVSNAVPNFKEPATKHAKTVLLLLSLIIFVLFGGTSILANFYHVIPTEKAMLVIMAQEIFGKSFMFYFVTATTFIILVLAANTAFSGFPMLIAVMAKEEYVPRQLSMRGDKLSYSNGIIVLSLAAILLIVAFKAKVTALIGLYAVGVFISFTLSQFGMFKRWLKIKGNNWQIKAFINGFGALTTAIVVVIISVTKFHEGAWVVVLVIPILIYAMSKVKKHYLAVGMQLKIKPEEYPNIDIEHAIYRNRVIVPIESVNKASIRALRYAKTISNNVIAFNVSIDEEMAKKVKERYEALNCGIPLVIKYSPYRKIVDPLLEYIKSEEYNYQKGDMITVILPKFGVTRWWHRLLHNHTWLFIEKELLKHKHIVVSVMPLQLKDDDFYLNQIKLNNINRG; encoded by the coding sequence TTGTTACAAAAATTAAAAAGAATATTAATTGGTAAACCTTTAGAGAATGAAAGATTGCATGAGGAGAAGTTTGGTGTTTTTTGGGGACTACCTATTCTATCAAGCGATGCAATTTCGTCTGTTGCTTATGCGGGGCAAGAGGTATTACTTGTTTTACTTCCATTAGTTGGGTTAATAGCCTATAGAGAGGTTATGGTTGTTTCATTTGCAATTATTGTTTTACTGTTTATTTTGATGCTTTCTTATAGGCAAACAATAGACTGTTATCCAAATGGTGGAGGTGCTTATGTAGTTGCAAAGGACAACATTGGAATTTGGGCAGGCATTACTGCAGGAGCTGCACTTTCTGTTGATTATATATTAACAGTTGCTGTTTCAGTGTCCTCAGGTGTTGAACAGATTACATCAGCTTTTCCACACCTTAAAGCATTTAAAGTTTCATTAAGTGTTCTAATTGTTCTTATAATAATGTTAGGTAATCTAAGAGGAATTAGAGAATCATCTAAATATTTTGGAATACCTGCATATGCTTTTATGTTTGCAATAATCTCAATGATAATTGCAGGATTTGTGAAGTTAAAATCAGGGTATATTCCACCAGAACCTAAAATACAACCTGCACTTGAGCCAATAACATTGTTTTTACTACTGAAGGCTTTTTCAAGCGGTTGTACTGCACTAACTGGTATTGAGGCTGTGAGTAATGCTGTTCCGAATTTTAAAGAGCCTGCTACAAAACATGCTAAGACTGTTTTACTTCTACTATCGCTTATTATTTTTGTCCTTTTTGGTGGAACCTCAATATTAGCCAACTTTTATCATGTAATACCAACCGAAAAAGCTATGCTTGTAATAATGGCTCAAGAGATATTTGGGAAAAGCTTTATGTTTTATTTTGTTACTGCAACAACTTTTATAATACTTGTTCTTGCTGCAAATACTGCTTTTTCTGGATTTCCTATGCTAATAGCTGTTATGGCAAAAGAGGAATATGTACCTAGACAGCTAAGTATGAGAGGCGATAAATTAAGTTATTCTAATGGGATTATTGTTTTATCACTTGCAGCTATATTATTGATTGTAGCTTTTAAGGCAAAGGTAACAGCTTTAATTGGTTTATACGCAGTAGGTGTTTTTATATCATTTACTCTTTCACAGTTCGGAATGTTTAAAAGATGGTTAAAGATTAAAGGAAATAATTGGCAAATAAAAGCATTTATTAACGGTTTTGGTGCTTTAACAACAGCAATTGTTGTTGTTATAATTTCAGTTACAAAATTCCATGAGGGTGCATGGGTTGTTGTTCTTGTAATACCAATACTCATCTATGCAATGAGCAAAGTAAAAAAACACTATCTTGCAGTTGGTATGCAGCTAAAAATAAAACCTGAGGAATATCCTAATATTGATATAGAACATGCAATATATAGAAATAGGGTAATAGTACCAATCGAAAGTGTAAATAAGGCAAGTATCAGAGCATTAAGATATGCAAAAACAATTTCAAATAATGTAATTGCTTTTAATGTTTCAATTGATGAAGAAATGGCTAAGAAAGTTAAAGAAAGATATGAAGCTTTGAATTGTGGGATACCATTGGTTATAAAATATTCACCTTATAGGAAGATTGTTGATCCACTTTTAGAATATATTAAATCAGAAGAATATAATTATCAAAAAGGCGATATGATTACTGTAATATTGCCTAAATTTGGTGTTACAAGATGGTGGCATAGGCTTTTACACAATCACACATGGTTATTTATTGAAAAGGAATTGCTGAAACACAAACACATAGTAGTATCTGTCATGCCATTACAACTAAAAGATGATGATTTTTATTTAAATCAAATTAAACTCAATAATATTAATAGAGGCTGA
- a CDS encoding sulfite exporter TauE/SafE family protein — protein MTEILLFIVIGLAAGILSGMFGIGGGIIIIPALVYLCGFTQIKAQGTSLAILLPPVGIFAFYEYYKHGNVNLKASIFIIIFLVIGSIFGARIANNIPVSILKKGFALLLAFVSIKMFFSK, from the coding sequence ATGACAGAGATCCTACTTTTCATTGTTATAGGTCTTGCTGCAGGAATTCTTAGTGGTATGTTCGGAATTGGTGGAGGTATTATTATCATCCCTGCCCTTGTTTACCTTTGTGGTTTTACACAAATTAAAGCACAAGGAACATCGCTTGCAATACTTCTCCCTCCTGTTGGTATATTTGCATTTTATGAATACTATAAACATGGAAATGTAAATTTGAAGGCATCTATATTTATAATTATATTCTTAGTTATTGGTTCTATTTTTGGTGCAAGGATTGCAAATAATATACCTGTATCTATTCTCAAAAAAGGCTTTGCACTACTACTTGCATTTGTTTCAATAAAGATGTTTTTTTCAAAATAA